In the genome of Neofelis nebulosa isolate mNeoNeb1 chromosome 8, mNeoNeb1.pri, whole genome shotgun sequence, one region contains:
- the ENO2 gene encoding gamma-enolase, with protein MGFTGVRLCLLPSRGAERGCERAWVLGARSWVAPSPSPIALPRALPHPAPHRPPTRTPTCVRRRLLTHRGLRVTCARPALSAPPPARPPPAAREPQPPPPPPPLPLSPRRRRRRRHRHRLSLQPRAIMSIEKIWAREILDSRGNPTVEVDLYTAKGLFRAAVPSGASTGIYEALELRDGDKQRYLGKGVLKAVDHINTTIAPALISSGLSVVEQEKLDNLMLELDGTENKSKFGANAILGVSLAVCKAGAAERELPLYRHIAQLAGNSDLILPVPAFNVINGGSHAGNKLAMQEFMILPVGAESFRDAMRLGAEVYHTLKGVIKDKYGKDATNVGDEGGFAPNILENSEALELVKEAIDKAGYTEKIVIGMDVAASEFHRDGKYDLDFKSPADPSRYITGDQLGALYQDFVRDYPVVSIEDPFDQDDWAAWSKFTANVGIQIVGDDLTVTNPKRIERAVEEKACNCLLLKVNQIGSVTEAIQACKLAQENGWGVMVSHRSGETEDTFIADLVVGLCTGQIKTGAPCRSERLAKYNQLMRIEEELGDEARFAGHNFRNPSVL; from the exons ATGGGCTTCACTGGTGTGAGGCTGTGCCTGTTACCTTCGAGGGGGGCAGAGCGTGGGTGTGAGCGCGCGTGGGTGCTGGGGGCCAGGTCCTGGGTCGCCCCTAGCCCCTCCCCCATAGCTCTCCCCcgcgccctcccccaccccgccccccataGGCCCCCCACCCGCACTCCTACGTGCGTCCGCCGGAGGCTCCTGACTCATCGGGGGCTCCGGGTCACATGCGCCCGCCCGGCCCTATCGGCgcctccccccgcccgccccccgcccgccgcccgggagccgcagccgccgccgccgccgccaccactCCCGCTCtctccgcgccgccgccgccgccgccgccatcgCCACAGGCTGAGTCTGCAGCCCCGAG CCATCATGTCGATAGAGAAGATCTGGGCGCGGGAGATCCTGGACTCCCGTGGGAATCCCACGGTGGAGGTGGATCTCTACACCGCCAAAG GTCTCTTCCGGGCTGCAGTGCCCAGTGGAGCCTCCACTGGTATCTATGAGGCCCTGGAGCTGCGGGATGGGGACAAACAGCGTTACTTGGGCAAAG gtgTCCTGAAGGCAGTGGACCACATCAACACCACCATTGCTCCAGCCCTCATCAGCTCA GGTCTGTCGGTGGTGGAGCAGGAGAAACTTGACAACCTGATGTTGGAGCTGGATGGGACCGAGAACAAAT CCAAGTTTGGGGCCAATGCCATCCTGGGTGTGTCCCTGGCCGTGTGTAAGGCAGGGGCGGCCGAGCGGGAATTGCCCCTATACCGCCACATTGCTCAGCTGGCCGGGAACTCAGACCTCATCCTGCCTGTGCCG GCCTTCAACGTGATCAATGGTGGCTCTCATGCTGGGAATAAGCTGGCCATGCAGGAGTTTATGATCCTTCCAGTGGGCGCTGAGAGTTTTCGCGATGCCATGCGACTTGGGGCGGAGGTCTACCACACACTCAAGGGGGTCATCAAGGACAAATATGGCAAGGATGCCACCAATGTGGGAGATGAAGGTGGCTTTGCCCCCAACATCCTGGAGAACAGTGAAG CCTTGGAGTTGGTGAAAGAAGCCATCGACAAGGCTGGCTACACAGAAAAGATTGTCATTGGCATGGACGTCGCTGCCTCGGAGTTTCATCGCGATGGCAAATATGACTTGGACTTTAAGTCTCCTGCTGATCCCTCCCGATACATCACTGGGGACCAGCTGGGGGCCCTCTACCAGGATTTTGTCAGGGACTATCCTG TGGTCTCCATCGAGGACCCCTTTGACCAGGACGACTGGGCCGCCTGGTCGAAGTTCACAGCCAATGTAGGGATCCAGATCGTGGGCGATGACCTGACAGTGACCAACCCAAAGCGTATCGAGCGGGCAGTGGAGGAAAAGGCCTGCAACTGTCTGCTGCTCAAGGTCAACCAGATCGGCTCAGTCACGGAAGCCATCCAAGC GTGCAAGCTGGCTCAGGAGAATGGCTGGGGTGTCATGGTGAGTCATCGCTCAGGAGAGACTGAGGACACGTTCATCGCCGATCTGGTGGTGGGGCTGTGCACAGGCCAG ATCAAGACTGGCGCCCCGTGCCGTTCTGAGCGTCTGGCTAAGTACAACCAGCTCATGAG AATTGAAGAAGAGCTGGGGGACGAAGCTCGCTTTGCTGGACATAATTTCCGCAATCCCAGCGTGCTGTGA